TTCTGTTCCGACAGACCATCCTGCGATGGGAGCTGTTGTGATGACGATTACTGCAAATATGCTTGGTATGGGTAATGCCGCGACTCCGTTCGGCATGAAGGCAATGGAGGAATTGCAGTTGCTTAACAGGGGAGATAAACAGAGGGCTACGCCTGCGATGTGTACATTTTTAGCACTTTGTGCGGCCGGTTTTAATTTGGTTCCTGCGACGATCATTGCGCTCCGTTCGGCATCAGGCTCTGCTGTTCCGGGAGCAACGATCGGGACAACGATTCTGGTAAGCCTGCTGGCTACGATCAGCGTGATCGTGATAGATCGTATCTGTCGTAAGGCATTTTCAAGTGAGGATAGATAACGATGGCAGAGATATGTCAACTGCTTGCGGATTGGATGATACTGCTTGTTCTGTCAGTCATTCCGATCGTTGGATGGATTCGCGGTGT
This Selenomonadales bacterium DNA region includes the following protein-coding sequences:
- a CDS encoding spore maturation protein — encoded protein: MINGVWLFLLAGGIIWGLITGNGTVVMQSALGGAETAVTLSIKLVGVMCLWLGMLKIAEKAGVLRIFARIVRPLTRWLFPSVPTDHPAMGAVVMTITANMLGMGNAATPFGMKAMEELQLLNRGDKQRATPAMCTFLALCAAGFNLVPATIIALRSASGSAVPGATIGTTILVSLLATISVIVIDRICRKAFSSEDR